The Trueperaceae bacterium genome window below encodes:
- the secG gene encoding preprotein translocase subunit SecG, with the protein MFWIVLVVFVIVSAMLTVVVLMQEPKQSGLGDALGGGGAEFGTLGGTAGGLHRITIYLACIWAALAILMQVIPR; encoded by the coding sequence ATGTTCTGGATCGTGCTCGTAGTCTTCGTGATCGTGTCGGCCATGCTGACCGTCGTCGTCCTCATGCAGGAGCCGAAGCAGTCCGGGCTGGGCGACGCCCTCGGCGGCGGGGGCGCCGAGTTCGGCACGCTGGGCGGCACGGCCGGCGGCCTGCACCGCATCACCATCTACCTGGCGTGCATCTGGGCCGCGCTGGCCATCCTCATGCAGGTGATCCCCCGCTGA
- the purL gene encoding phosphoribosylformylglycinamidine synthase subunit PurL, with amino-acid sequence MTASSTRASLRDRSAEFGLTPEEYDRVVAALGREPNVTEAGVFGALWSEHCGYKNSRPLLGRLPTVGERVVQGPGENAGVVDIGEGWAVAFKMESHNHPSAVEPVQGAATGVGGILRDIFAMGARPVAVLDSLRFGELTSPRSRHLLAGVVAGISSYGNAVGVPTVGGELEVNPCYEENPLVNVMAVGLLRRDALRRGTVGEVGNRLYYVGSKTGRDGLGGAVFASADLSEASEADRPAVQVGDPFLEKLLLEACLEAMERDLVAGVQDMGAAGLSSSVAEMAHRSGRGVDLHVDRVPRREEGMTPLEVMLSESQERMMLAARPGREEELRELFARYGLDAVEVGVVRDHGELRVIDDGRVVAALPVRALNEPPTYVREGVEDPAVRAARERDLTGLAPVADPGAALLALLAAPAIASKEPVFRRYDHQVMTNTVVLPGRADAAVLRVKGTTLGVAATVDCDSRYTRLDPRLGAAHAVAEAARNLSCVGAEPVGVTDNLNFGNPTDPHVYFQLERSVEGIREACLALGTPVTGGNVSLYNQYVEDGRVRAVHPTPTIGMVGVLRDVTRRATQELKRDGDALLLLGAGRPSVGASEYLYRLHGLEAGAPPHLDLEGEAALQSVVRALVADGVVDTAHDVSTGGLAVCLAEMAVTGGRGLSAEVPDAGTGALARDVALFGESSARVVVAVEPGRVAAVESACAAAGVPSARLGHAGGDALTLSVRGDAAPVVSLPLADVAAAWGRTFAEALG; translated from the coding sequence GTGACGGCCTCCTCGACGCGGGCCTCGCTGCGCGACAGGTCCGCCGAGTTCGGCCTGACGCCAGAGGAGTACGACCGCGTCGTCGCCGCGCTGGGGCGCGAGCCCAACGTCACGGAGGCGGGCGTCTTCGGCGCCCTGTGGAGCGAGCACTGCGGCTACAAGAACTCGCGGCCGCTGCTCGGGCGCCTGCCCACGGTGGGCGAGCGCGTGGTCCAGGGGCCGGGGGAGAACGCCGGCGTCGTCGACATCGGCGAGGGCTGGGCCGTCGCCTTCAAGATGGAGAGCCACAACCACCCCTCCGCCGTCGAGCCGGTGCAGGGGGCGGCGACGGGCGTGGGTGGGATCCTGCGCGACATCTTCGCCATGGGCGCCCGCCCGGTGGCCGTCCTCGACTCGCTGCGCTTCGGCGAGCTCACCTCGCCGCGCAGCCGCCACCTGCTCGCCGGCGTGGTGGCCGGCATCTCCTCCTACGGCAACGCCGTGGGGGTGCCGACCGTGGGCGGCGAGCTCGAGGTCAACCCCTGCTACGAGGAGAACCCCCTCGTCAACGTCATGGCCGTGGGCCTGCTGCGCCGCGACGCGCTGAGGCGCGGCACCGTCGGCGAGGTCGGCAACAGGCTCTACTACGTCGGCTCCAAGACGGGGCGCGACGGGCTCGGCGGGGCCGTGTTCGCCTCCGCCGACCTCTCCGAGGCCTCTGAGGCCGACAGGCCCGCCGTGCAGGTGGGCGACCCGTTCCTCGAGAAGCTGCTGCTCGAGGCCTGCCTCGAGGCGATGGAGCGGGACCTGGTGGCCGGCGTGCAGGACATGGGCGCCGCCGGCCTGTCCTCGAGCGTCGCCGAGATGGCGCACCGGTCCGGCCGCGGCGTGGACCTCCACGTCGACCGCGTGCCGCGCCGCGAGGAGGGCATGACCCCGCTCGAGGTCATGCTCTCCGAGTCGCAGGAGCGGATGATGCTCGCCGCCCGCCCCGGGCGCGAGGAGGAGCTGAGGGAGCTGTTCGCCCGCTACGGCCTCGACGCCGTGGAGGTGGGCGTCGTGCGGGACCACGGCGAGCTGCGCGTGATCGACGACGGACGCGTCGTCGCCGCGCTGCCGGTCAGGGCACTGAACGAGCCGCCCACCTACGTGCGCGAGGGCGTCGAGGACCCGGCGGTGCGGGCGGCGCGCGAGCGCGACCTCACGGGCCTCGCGCCCGTCGCCGACCCCGGCGCCGCGCTGCTCGCGCTGCTCGCCGCCCCGGCGATCGCCAGCAAGGAGCCCGTCTTCCGCCGCTACGACCACCAGGTCATGACGAACACGGTGGTGCTGCCGGGGCGGGCCGACGCCGCCGTGCTGCGCGTCAAGGGCACCACGCTCGGCGTCGCCGCCACCGTCGACTGCGACTCGCGCTACACCCGCCTCGACCCCCGCCTGGGGGCCGCGCACGCCGTGGCCGAGGCCGCGCGCAACCTGAGCTGCGTCGGCGCCGAGCCCGTGGGCGTGACCGACAACCTGAACTTCGGCAACCCCACGGACCCGCACGTCTACTTCCAGCTCGAGCGATCCGTGGAGGGCATCCGCGAGGCGTGCCTCGCCCTGGGCACTCCCGTCACCGGCGGCAACGTCAGCCTCTACAACCAGTACGTCGAGGACGGGAGGGTGCGCGCCGTGCACCCCACGCCCACGATCGGCATGGTCGGCGTCCTGCGCGACGTCACGAGGCGCGCCACCCAGGAGCTCAAGCGCGACGGCGACGCCCTGCTGCTGCTCGGCGCCGGACGACCGAGCGTCGGCGCCAGCGAGTACCTCTACCGCCTCCACGGCCTCGAGGCCGGCGCGCCGCCCCACCTCGACCTGGAGGGCGAGGCCGCCCTGCAGTCCGTGGTGCGAGCGCTCGTCGCGGACGGCGTCGTCGACACCGCCCACGACGTCTCGACGGGAGGCCTGGCCGTGTGCCTCGCCGAGATGGCCGTGACGGGCGGGCGCGGCCTCTCCGCCGAGGTGCCGGACGCGGGAACGGGGGCGCTCGCGCGCGACGTCGCTCTCTTCGGCGAGTCGTCCGCCCGCGTGGTCGTGGCCGTGGAGCCGGGGCGGGTCGCCGCCGTCGAGTCCGCCTGCGCCGCGGCGGGCGTGCCGTCCGCGCGGCTGGGGCACGCGGGCGGCGACGCCCTGACCCTGAGCGTGCGCGGCGACGCCGCGCCCGTCGTCTCGCTCCCCCTGGCCGACGTCGCCGCGGCCTGGGGTCGCACGTTCGCGGAAGCGCTAGGCTGA
- a CDS encoding ABC transporter substrate-binding protein — MKKLVLALAALIFAASAYAQPFVWPSAWSSATPEEAVRGGTLRDYMIGDPRTFNPITSAESTSLTTVIFDSSALLITRGPDSDEWVPYAAESFTISEDGRTVDVTLRDGILWSDGTPVTVQDYYTTYLLESDPDVGSNGYDSWFIGDDQITLEITGEKSLRFHFPRPDRLALPVVAMAPTPDKIFGEAYRTGGAEAVQALWGTDVDLSTTIWTSPFIPVSYTPGERVVLEANPTFGEWNVDEAGNPLPYLDGYTLTIADQDAALNLFLAGELDVYSPRNLDDIGVINVAIDNGDIDAVVLEAVAPVASSQFIVFNWNMASNPQLEAVFRNVNFRRAMAHLLDRETMIELIFNGVGTPQYTSVYPINTYWVNDDVEKYPYDPERAAQLLAEIGFDQKNADGVLVNDEGFPLSFTLATNAGNTTREQMIQIFADSARQIGVDVQLTPIDFNLLVEQLTSEGDDRPWQAILIGLTGGSRDWPFGVNVVPCGTNLHMYNTSGGCLSPQETLMTELFYRGRSELDTEAAREIGLEIQRVEAELVPILYTANQMSNYAWNASLRGEHREGQINALVGSRELPLTFFGD, encoded by the coding sequence ATGAAGAAGCTGGTACTCGCCCTAGCCGCGCTGATCTTCGCGGCGTCCGCGTACGCCCAGCCGTTCGTCTGGCCGAGCGCGTGGTCAAGCGCGACGCCCGAGGAAGCGGTCCGTGGCGGCACCTTGCGCGACTACATGATCGGCGACCCGCGCACGTTCAACCCCATCACGTCGGCCGAGTCCACGTCCCTGACCACCGTGATCTTCGACAGCAGCGCGCTGCTCATCACGCGCGGGCCCGACTCCGACGAGTGGGTCCCCTACGCCGCCGAGTCGTTCACGATCAGCGAGGACGGCAGGACCGTCGACGTGACGCTGCGCGACGGCATCCTGTGGTCCGACGGCACGCCGGTCACCGTCCAGGACTACTACACGACCTACCTGCTGGAGAGCGACCCCGATGTCGGCTCGAACGGCTACGACAGCTGGTTCATCGGCGACGACCAGATCACGCTGGAGATCACGGGCGAGAAGTCGCTGCGCTTCCACTTCCCGCGCCCCGACCGCCTGGCGCTGCCCGTCGTGGCGATGGCGCCCACGCCCGACAAGATCTTCGGCGAGGCCTACCGCACCGGCGGCGCCGAGGCCGTGCAGGCGCTGTGGGGCACCGACGTCGACCTCTCGACGACCATCTGGACCAGCCCGTTCATCCCCGTGAGCTACACCCCCGGTGAGCGCGTCGTCCTCGAGGCCAACCCGACGTTCGGCGAGTGGAACGTCGACGAGGCCGGCAACCCGCTGCCCTACCTCGACGGCTACACGCTGACGATCGCCGACCAGGACGCGGCCCTCAACCTGTTCCTGGCGGGCGAGCTCGACGTCTACTCCCCGCGCAACCTCGACGACATCGGCGTGATCAACGTGGCGATCGACAACGGTGACATCGACGCCGTCGTCCTCGAGGCCGTCGCGCCCGTCGCGTCCAGCCAGTTCATCGTCTTCAACTGGAACATGGCGTCCAACCCGCAGCTCGAGGCGGTGTTCCGCAACGTGAACTTCCGCCGCGCCATGGCCCACCTCCTCGACCGCGAGACGATGATCGAGCTGATCTTCAACGGCGTCGGCACGCCCCAGTACACGAGCGTCTACCCGATCAACACGTACTGGGTGAACGACGACGTCGAGAAGTACCCGTACGACCCCGAGCGCGCGGCCCAGCTGCTCGCCGAGATCGGCTTCGACCAGAAGAACGCCGACGGCGTCCTCGTGAACGACGAGGGCTTCCCGCTCAGCTTCACGCTGGCCACCAACGCCGGCAACACCACGCGCGAGCAGATGATCCAGATCTTCGCGGACAGCGCCCGCCAGATCGGCGTCGACGTCCAGCTCACGCCCATCGACTTCAACCTGCTCGTCGAGCAGCTCACCTCCGAGGGCGACGACCGCCCCTGGCAGGCCATCCTCATCGGCCTCACCGGCGGCTCGCGCGACTGGCCGTTCGGCGTGAACGTCGTGCCCTGCGGGACGAACCTGCACATGTACAACACCTCGGGCGGATGCCTCTCCCCGCAGGAGACGCTGATGACCGAGCTGTTCTACAGGGGCCGCTCCGAGCTCGACACCGAGGCCGCCCGCGAGATCGGCCTCGAGATCCAGCGCGTCGAGGCCGAGCTGGTGCCGATCCTCTACACGGCCAACCAGATGAGCAACTACGCCTGGAACGCCAGCCTCCGCGGCGAGCACCGCGAGGGCCAGATCAACGCCCTCGTCGGCTCCCGCGAGCTGCCACTGACGTTCTTCGGGGACTGA
- the purQ gene encoding phosphoribosylformylglycinamidine synthase subunit PurQ: MSEAIAVVSFPGSNCDADAHHAIKEVLGAPCRVVWHDETDLSGYLAVVLPGGFSFGDYLRGGALAAHSPVMRAVAGFARRGGPVLGICNGFQVLTEAGLLPGQLARNRSLGFECRDVHLRVERASAPFTSRLAPGQVLRLPIAHGEGAYYADDETLDRLEGEGRVAFRYCDAGGAVTPEANVNGSSRSIAGVVNEAGNVMGMMPHPERAVEPLLGYEDGRLVLGSLLDAVLAAAA, translated from the coding sequence TTGAGCGAGGCCATAGCTGTCGTCAGCTTCCCCGGCAGCAACTGCGACGCCGACGCCCACCACGCCATCAAGGAGGTGCTGGGCGCGCCCTGCCGCGTCGTGTGGCACGACGAGACCGACCTGTCCGGCTACCTGGCCGTGGTCCTGCCCGGCGGCTTCAGCTTCGGCGACTACCTGAGGGGCGGCGCGCTGGCCGCCCACAGCCCCGTGATGCGCGCCGTGGCCGGCTTCGCCCGCCGCGGCGGGCCCGTCCTCGGCATCTGCAACGGCTTCCAGGTCCTGACCGAGGCCGGGCTGCTCCCCGGCCAGCTCGCGCGCAACCGCTCGCTGGGGTTCGAGTGCCGCGACGTCCACCTCCGCGTCGAGCGCGCGTCCGCGCCGTTCACGAGCCGCCTCGCCCCGGGGCAGGTGCTGCGCCTGCCCATCGCGCACGGAGAGGGGGCCTACTACGCCGACGACGAGACCCTCGACCGGCTCGAGGGCGAGGGGCGGGTCGCCTTCCGCTACTGCGACGCCGGCGGCGCCGTGACGCCGGAGGCGAACGTGAACGGCTCGTCCCGGTCGATAGCCGGCGTCGTCAACGAGGCGGGGAACGTCATGGGCATGATGCCGCACCCCGAGCGCGCGGTCGAGCCGCTCCTCGGCTACGAGGACGGCAGGCTCGTGCTCGGCTCGCTCCTCGACGCGGTGCTGGCGGCGGCGGCGTGA